The following proteins are encoded in a genomic region of Vibrio taketomensis:
- a CDS encoding AraC family transcriptional regulator — translation MAIIDQQIGFDPDHLNAPVIGIAADVGKHDSGMHHHEKGQLLFAPQGCMSFALDNALCILPPTKAVWIPPSTQHRAMMTNVVAYRSLYFDCSVFDCPHEITVIEVDALLKALIDKMALWAWDKPEEETTKTTALFWEEFYAAKRHSFQLPLPSHRRLKPFREQLMQDSYLVPDLTSLANSIGASSKTITRLFKSETGMSYQDWKQQWRLLKAIELLSREMQVSDVGHQLGFSSDSAFIAFFKKQTGRTPLSFINHKSLVLK, via the coding sequence ATGGCCATTATTGATCAGCAAATTGGATTCGATCCCGATCATTTAAACGCCCCTGTTATTGGTATTGCAGCCGACGTAGGCAAACATGACTCAGGCATGCACCATCATGAAAAAGGGCAATTACTCTTTGCTCCTCAGGGGTGTATGAGCTTTGCTTTAGACAATGCGTTATGCATTTTACCGCCGACTAAAGCGGTGTGGATTCCACCATCAACCCAGCATCGAGCGATGATGACCAATGTCGTTGCATACCGCTCGTTATACTTCGATTGCTCGGTATTTGACTGCCCACATGAGATTACCGTGATTGAAGTCGATGCTTTACTAAAAGCGCTTATCGATAAAATGGCACTATGGGCATGGGATAAACCTGAAGAGGAGACAACAAAAACCACGGCGCTATTTTGGGAGGAGTTTTATGCGGCAAAACGACACTCTTTCCAACTGCCTTTACCATCCCATCGCAGGCTCAAACCCTTCCGTGAACAGTTGATGCAGGATTCTTACTTAGTACCGGATCTTACTTCGCTAGCAAACTCCATCGGGGCAAGTAGTAAAACCATCACGCGCTTATTCAAATCCGAAACCGGAATGTCGTATCAAGACTGGAAACAGCAATGGCGCTTGCTCAAAGCGATTGAATTACTTTCTCGTGAAATGCAAGTGAGTGATGTTGGCCACCAGCTAGGGTTCTCTTCTGACAGTGCCTTTATTGCCTTTTTTAAGAAACAGACAGGGCGAACACCGCTGAGTTTTATCAATCATAAATCGCTGGTCTTAAAATAA
- a CDS encoding VOC family protein → MAIPGLKKPDHIGFTVPNLDLAIAFFRDHFEFELAYEFGPFAADDNWMADHLNVNPRAEITKIAVMNAKGINLEIFEYADTVDRNQTAPNNADIGGHHLAFYVEDMTAAVTYLKQQGIEVLGEPTVMTEGPTEGESWVYFMAPWGMQLELVSYPNGKAYARHSSVALFDPR, encoded by the coding sequence ATGGCGATTCCAGGACTAAAAAAACCGGATCATATTGGTTTCACGGTGCCGAATCTTGATCTAGCGATTGCATTCTTTCGTGATCATTTTGAGTTTGAATTGGCTTACGAATTTGGCCCGTTTGCTGCTGATGACAATTGGATGGCGGATCATCTAAACGTGAATCCACGTGCTGAAATCACCAAGATCGCTGTGATGAATGCTAAGGGGATCAACCTTGAGATCTTTGAATATGCAGACACGGTAGATCGTAACCAAACCGCACCGAATAACGCGGATATTGGTGGTCACCACCTGGCGTTCTACGTTGAGGACATGACGGCGGCAGTGACCTACCTGAAACAACAAGGTATTGAAGTTCTGGGCGAGCCAACAGTAATGACGGAAGGGCCAACAGAAGGTGAGTCTTGGGTCTATTTTATGGCGCCGTGGGGAATGCAACTTGAGTTGGTCTCATACCCAAATGGTAAAGCGTACGCTCGTCACTCATCTGTTGCTTTGTTTGACCCGCGATGA
- a CDS encoding permease, translated as MLEVFTHLADFITFGMLNMQPESKWANSLHFFIEDTTKIFALLLILIYVIALLRAGLNPERVRDYLQGKNRFLGYFLGSVFGAITPFCSCSSIPLFLGFVSARIPLGVTISFLLTSPLINEIALVMLGSMLGLKFTIMYVVVGMALGILGGLVIDWFKAERWLIPELASMYQQSTEPSTINHQPLKLSLKQRHDFAQDEAVTIFKRIWKWVIVGVGIGALIHGMVPADWFAQHLGQGQWWSVPAATLVGIPMYTNATAIIPIMSSLLAKGLPLGTTLAFCMSSVAVSIPEFTMLKQVMTFKLLGLIFVYLLISMSVIGWFFNMFNLIGM; from the coding sequence ATGCTAGAAGTATTCACTCACTTAGCTGATTTCATTACTTTTGGGATGCTGAATATGCAACCCGAAAGCAAATGGGCTAACAGCTTGCATTTCTTCATTGAAGATACGACGAAGATATTCGCGCTTCTGCTGATTTTAATTTATGTCATTGCGCTATTAAGGGCGGGGCTAAACCCAGAAAGAGTCAGAGATTATCTGCAAGGAAAAAATCGCTTTCTCGGCTATTTCTTAGGTTCGGTTTTTGGTGCAATCACACCTTTTTGCTCTTGCAGTTCTATCCCTCTCTTTTTAGGGTTTGTTTCTGCTCGAATTCCCCTTGGAGTGACCATTTCATTTTTGCTTACCTCGCCTCTAATTAACGAAATCGCGTTGGTGATGCTGGGCAGTATGCTTGGTCTCAAGTTCACCATCATGTATGTGGTTGTGGGGATGGCATTAGGTATTCTTGGCGGCTTGGTGATTGATTGGTTTAAAGCCGAGCGCTGGCTCATTCCAGAACTTGCCAGCATGTACCAGCAAAGTACGGAGCCTAGTACCATTAATCATCAACCGCTGAAGCTATCACTTAAGCAGCGCCACGATTTCGCTCAGGATGAAGCGGTGACTATTTTCAAACGCATTTGGAAATGGGTAATTGTCGGTGTGGGTATCGGCGCTTTAATTCACGGCATGGTTCCTGCGGATTGGTTTGCCCAACATTTAGGTCAAGGCCAATGGTGGAGCGTTCCTGCGGCAACGTTGGTCGGTATCCCTATGTATACCAATGCGACAGCCATTATTCCCATTATGAGCAGCTTATTGGCCAAAGGCTTACCTTTGGGAACCACGCTTGCATTCTGTATGAGTTCAGTGGCGGTGAGCATCCCTGAATTCACCATGCTCAAACAAGTCATGACTTTTAAGCTTCTTGGACTGATTTTTGTTTATCTGCTGATTTCTATGTCAGTGATCGGATGGTTCTTTAATATGTTTAATCTTATAGGAATGTAA
- a CDS encoding glycerol dehydrogenase — protein MDNIIISPSKYIQGEGSLDNIGKYVSVFGKKPLAIADDFVMGLVRDRAETSIVGEGLEVNFNTFGGECCRVEIERLIDVRNEQGNDVIIGFGGGKTLDTAKAVAYYAKVPVVIVPTIASTDAPTSALAVIYTPEGEFSEYLLFPQNPNMVIMDTGIIAAAPVRTLVAGMGDALSTYFEARANGLSGKATMAGGAPTRSAQALAKLCYETLIADGVKAKAAVENGVSTKAVENIIEANTYLSGIGFESSGLAGAHAIHNGLTKLEECHHLLHGEKVAFGTLTQLVLENAAQAEIEEVLNFCRAVGLPTNLHQMGVKELNHEKLMEVAEASCAEGETIHNMPFPVTAKSVYAAILTAHKLGL, from the coding sequence ATGGATAACATCATCATCTCTCCTAGCAAATACATCCAAGGCGAAGGCTCACTAGACAACATCGGTAAATACGTATCGGTATTTGGCAAAAAGCCACTAGCAATCGCTGATGATTTCGTAATGGGCTTAGTACGTGACCGTGCGGAAACGAGCATTGTCGGTGAAGGTCTAGAAGTGAACTTCAATACCTTTGGTGGCGAATGTTGTCGCGTAGAGATTGAGCGTCTAATCGATGTGCGTAATGAGCAAGGCAACGATGTCATCATTGGCTTTGGTGGCGGTAAAACACTGGATACAGCAAAAGCGGTTGCTTACTATGCAAAAGTGCCAGTCGTTATCGTACCGACTATCGCATCCACTGATGCACCAACTTCAGCGCTAGCCGTAATTTATACGCCTGAAGGTGAGTTTAGTGAGTACTTACTATTCCCGCAAAACCCGAACATGGTCATTATGGACACGGGCATCATCGCAGCGGCTCCAGTACGCACGTTAGTGGCTGGTATGGGTGATGCGCTATCAACTTACTTTGAAGCACGTGCAAACGGCCTATCTGGTAAAGCAACAATGGCGGGTGGTGCACCAACTCGCTCAGCGCAAGCGCTAGCGAAACTATGTTACGAAACACTGATCGCTGATGGCGTAAAAGCAAAAGCAGCGGTTGAAAATGGTGTCTCAACCAAAGCGGTTGAGAACATCATCGAAGCGAACACTTACCTATCTGGTATCGGTTTTGAAAGCTCAGGTCTTGCGGGTGCACACGCAATCCACAACGGCCTAACTAAGCTTGAAGAGTGTCACCACCTGCTACACGGTGAGAAAGTGGCATTCGGTACGCTAACTCAGCTAGTACTAGAAAACGCAGCGCAAGCTGAAATCGAAGAAGTACTTAACTTCTGCCGCGCAGTAGGCCTACCAACTAACCTACACCAAATGGGCGTGAAAGAACTTAACCATGAAAAATTGATGGAAGTGGCAGAAGCATCATGTGCGGAAGGCGAAACTATTCACAATATGCCTTTCCCAGTAACAGCTAAGTCTGTTTACGCAGCGATTCTAACAGCGCATAAGCTAGGTCTATAA
- a CDS encoding thioredoxin family protein yields the protein MKKVVVYGSGCKNCTITAEKLQAFAQANGIEIEVSKETSMMAIMQAGVMSTPGIAIDGKVVHTGSVPSDAQVEAMLA from the coding sequence ATGAAAAAGGTCGTTGTATACGGTTCAGGCTGCAAAAATTGCACAATCACTGCGGAAAAACTTCAGGCTTTTGCACAAGCAAATGGCATCGAAATCGAAGTAAGTAAAGAAACCAGCATGATGGCCATTATGCAAGCAGGAGTCATGAGCACTCCGGGCATCGCCATTGACGGAAAGGTTGTTCATACTGGTTCAGTGCCAAGCGATGCTCAAGTAGAAGCCATGCTGGCTTAA
- a CDS encoding carboxymuconolactone decarboxylase family protein, producing the protein MTTKYENAVLDDSALIEGLKSINPVWGDMTVRVAGEAWGMPLIDQKTKALISIAIDQMALNVTGEGNPFGAHVDMALKQGVTYAELEELIVFTSVYTGFNKGATTMGALNKIRHERGDI; encoded by the coding sequence ATGACGACGAAATATGAAAATGCAGTGCTAGATGACAGCGCTCTAATTGAAGGCTTGAAATCAATTAATCCAGTATGGGGAGATATGACCGTTCGTGTGGCCGGTGAAGCATGGGGTATGCCGCTTATCGATCAGAAAACCAAAGCGCTGATTAGTATCGCGATTGATCAAATGGCGCTTAATGTCACTGGTGAAGGGAACCCGTTTGGTGCACACGTTGATATGGCACTTAAGCAAGGTGTGACTTACGCAGAGCTTGAAGAATTGATCGTTTTCACATCGGTTTACACTGGCTTTAACAAAGGGGCAACCACCATGGGCGCGCTAAACAAAATCCGTCATGAACGAGGAGACATCTAA
- a CDS encoding multidrug effflux MFS transporter yields MNTKPSLRLMVVMLMFPQVVETIYSPALGSIAQSFAITDSQAAQTLSVYFLAFAFGVVVWGILADKFGRRPTMLVGLLIYAFAALVAMLTDNFAVLMLARALSAFGIAVGSVVTQTMLRDVFNGEELAKVFSLMGIGIAISPVLGMLLGGQLTAIAGYHSVFLALFVMALMLLGYNLFKLPETRQEPQPVALVHLSFRMLKDKHILYSALLVALYNIALFAYYQLGAFAFSELGYASEQFGYSGIALGLGTLLGSYLNKSLLARKVAQDARLLVAAILLTIGAVGVYALQGSIWFVAPMMFVVVAFGIAIPNVLSVALVNYKQQVGSAGALFGLLYYLMIGGGLALAGGIQQLGIVLLACSVATLLVTVLRNKGSR; encoded by the coding sequence ATGAATACCAAACCTTCATTAAGGTTGATGGTGGTAATGTTGATGTTTCCCCAAGTGGTAGAAACCATATATAGCCCCGCTCTAGGCTCGATTGCTCAATCGTTCGCAATCACTGACTCACAAGCCGCTCAGACGCTGTCGGTTTACTTTCTCGCTTTTGCGTTTGGCGTGGTTGTATGGGGAATATTGGCAGACAAATTTGGTCGACGACCAACCATGCTGGTGGGGTTACTGATTTACGCTTTTGCTGCTTTGGTGGCAATGCTGACTGATAACTTCGCTGTACTCATGCTTGCTCGTGCGCTCAGTGCCTTTGGTATTGCGGTTGGCTCGGTGGTCACACAGACCATGCTCCGTGATGTGTTTAACGGTGAAGAGCTCGCTAAAGTATTTAGCCTTATGGGAATAGGAATCGCCATTAGCCCTGTACTAGGTATGCTGCTAGGTGGTCAACTCACTGCGATTGCCGGGTATCACTCGGTGTTCTTGGCGCTTTTTGTGATGGCACTGATGTTATTGGGCTATAACCTGTTTAAATTGCCCGAAACGCGGCAAGAACCGCAGCCTGTAGCCTTGGTTCACTTGAGCTTTCGTATGCTTAAAGATAAACACATTTTGTACTCGGCGTTATTGGTCGCGCTCTACAATATTGCGCTTTTTGCGTATTACCAACTTGGTGCGTTTGCTTTTAGTGAATTAGGTTACGCTTCAGAGCAATTTGGCTACAGTGGCATTGCGTTAGGGCTTGGCACGTTGCTGGGCAGCTATTTAAATAAATCATTACTTGCTCGAAAAGTAGCGCAAGACGCTCGATTGCTAGTCGCAGCTATATTACTAACAATCGGTGCGGTTGGGGTTTATGCCCTGCAGGGTTCTATCTGGTTTGTGGCACCCATGATGTTCGTTGTGGTGGCATTTGGTATCGCGATCCCTAATGTATTGAGTGTTGCCTTGGTGAATTATAAGCAGCAAGTGGGCAGTGCAGGAGCATTGTTTGGGTTGTTGTATTACTTAATGATCGGCGGCGGTCTAGCGTTGGCTGGTGGCATTCAGCAGTTAGGAATCGTATTACTTGCTTGTAGTGTCGCGACGCTGTTGGTGACCGTCTTACGTAATAAAGGCAGTCGATGA
- a CDS encoding ArsR/SmtB family transcription factor yields the protein MNEQQLAIQADFFKALAHPARLQIIMLLAEGEKCVCEINDALTLDMSVISRHLKQLQDVKVLSSERKGKNVFYKLEMTCVLNFIECSYTKQNPNVCTCGSC from the coding sequence ATGAACGAACAACAACTCGCAATTCAAGCCGATTTTTTTAAAGCTCTCGCTCACCCAGCTCGCCTGCAAATCATTATGTTGCTCGCTGAAGGTGAAAAATGTGTCTGTGAAATCAATGATGCACTGACTCTTGATATGTCAGTGATTTCCCGCCACTTGAAGCAACTTCAAGACGTGAAAGTCCTATCTTCTGAACGCAAAGGCAAAAACGTTTTCTATAAACTTGAAATGACTTGTGTGCTCAATTTCATCGAGTGTAGCTATACCAAACAAAATCCAAATGTTTGCACTTGTGGTAGCTGCTGA